In Terriglobales bacterium, one genomic interval encodes:
- a CDS encoding DNA/RNA helicase domain-containing protein codes for GSWLTRRFVGSEWKALKNARKREYLFNSYRVLLTRSRQGMVIWVPEGSADDKTRSPKWYDETADFLQSTGIQVVN; via the coding sequence GGTAGCTGGTTAACGAGAAGGTTTGTCGGTAGCGAATGGAAAGCGCTCAAGAATGCTAGGAAGCGCGAATACCTGTTCAATTCCTACCGTGTTCTTCTGACGCGGTCGCGTCAGGGAATGGTGATTTGGGTGCCGGAGGGAAGTGCAGACGACAAGACCCGCTCACCCAAATGGTATGACGAAACTGCGGACTTCCTTCAATCCACCGGAATTCAGGTAGTCAACTAG